In one window of Cryptococcus depauperatus CBS 7841 chromosome 3, complete sequence DNA:
- a CDS encoding deoxyhypusine hydroxylase produces MAIDTSAEKMMVLRDTLLNVSGSTPLHERFRALFMLKAVGGDEVVDIIAEGLKDPSSLLKHELAYVLGQLLNHRALPVLSQVLENPTGEHCFMVRHEAAEALGAIGAGESLPILRKYMNDESREVRETCEIAVDKIEYDLSEEGRARKANPDFPTIDPAPSAAPSDIHSLRSDLLNPSLPLFQRYRAMFALRDIGAGSKEAVEALADGFSDQSALFRHEIAYIFGQLSSPYSIPSLLRRLKDATEDDMVRHEAAEALGGIASDGVEPENPEGVLEDEQLPEGGVLAVLREWAIKPDAPQVVRESCQVAVDMWEYENSTEQFNPLDSLTATKENTTGMERSAHAAITAMGAAA; encoded by the exons ATGGCCATAGACACATCTGCCGAGAAAATGATGGTTCTGAGGGATACTCTTTTGAACGTCTCAGGGAGTACCCCTTTGCATGAGCGTTTTAGAGCTCTATTTATGCTCAAGGCGGTTGGCGGGGATGAGGTTGTTGATATCATCGCTGAAG GATTGAAAGACCCTTCGTCTCTTCTGAAGCACGAGCTTGCCTATGTTCTTGGACAGCTCTTGAACCATCGTGCCCTGCCTGTGTTATCTCAAGTCCTTGAAAATCCAACAGGTGAACATTGCTTTATGGTGAGGCACGAAGCAGCGGAAGCGCTTGGTGCCATCGGTGCCGGAGAGAGCTTGCCCATACTCAGAAAGTATATGAACGACGAGAGCAGGGAGGTCAGAGAAACTTGCGAGATCGCTGTGGATAAGATTGAATATGATTTGAGCGAAGAAGGCCGGGCAAGGAAGGCCAA CCCTGATTTTCCAACAATCGACCCTGCTCCATCTGCTGCTCCTTCTGATATCCATTCTCTTCGCTCAGATCTTCTCAACCCTTCTCTTCCCTTGTTCCAGCGATACAGGGCTATGTTTGCCCTTCGGGATATTGGCGCAGGTTCCAAAGAAGCCGTTGAGGCTCTTGCTGATGGATTCAGTGACCAGTCGGCTCTCTTTAGGCATGAAATTGCCTACATTTTTGGACAACTGAGTAGTCCTTACTCTATTCCAAGCTTGTTGAGACGACTTAAGGATGCTACAGAGGATGACATGGTTAGACACGAGGCGGCTGAAGCTTTAGGCGGCATTGCGTCTGACGGTGTCGAG CCAGAGAACCCCGAGGGCGTGCTTGAAGACGAACAACTCCCAGAAGGCGGCGTGCTCGCTGTTCTTCGCGAATGGGCTATCAAACCTGATGCCCCTCAAGTTGTCCGCGAGTCATGCCAAGTCGCTGTGGACATGTGGGAATATGAGAATTCAACTGAGCAATTCAATCCTTTGGATTCTTTAACGGCTACAAAGGAAAATACTACTGGTATGGAGAGAAGTGCTCATGCGGCTATTACTGCTATGGGAGCTGCTGCATAG